GTCAATCCTGAGGTTACTGCGTCGAGTGTATGATTTGATACACTTCCAGACAACTGAATTTTTTCTGCTCTTCCAAAGTTACCAAAAATACACGAAAAATTCCCTCCAGTGAAAGAAACTTCGCAACAGATTTCTTCAATTTTTCCATCATTTACCAAAGTTAGTCCAAGAACAGAACTGTACGAACTTGTAATAATATCACCTTTTACAAATGTCTTTGAAACGTTCCCAAGATTGTACATAGCAACTCCAAAGAGGAGAAAGTGTTCAACTTCTTTAGAATCAAGACCGATTGTTATCTTCGCACTTTCAATTTCACCACCAGGCATATTGTGGAGTGTTACTCCCGCTGCAACAACCCAAAGGTTACTATCAAAACTTTTATCCCAAGAAATATTGACTGTAGTATTCTTTATTGTTCCGCTGTTTTGCAAAAATAGACCTCCAAAAACTGCAATCACTCCATTTCGCTCGTACAGGAATTTAGTGTTGTAGTCAGTATCTGGGAGAAGAGTCGTTATCCCAATCCGCCTATACGGCAAGATCAACGGTTCGTTAGCTCCTACTGACTGTGTAGGTTTGTGTTTCATTGAGACCTTGACGAGAAACGAACAATTAGATATTTCCCCTTTGTTCATTTGTGCAAGAGCAGAACTCACTGTCCCCGGTACAACTTCGAGTTCGAAATTCGTATTCTTGATCACACTGCCTTCGGAGATTTCTCCAATCAGGGATGCTTTGTAGCTTGTTCTGAAGTCCAATTTTAAGCAACTTATAGTTTTTCCATTTCCGTCAAGCTCTCCGTTGAATTTTCCAAAGCGTTCCAGGTTCAGATTTGAGAGGTCGATGTTGTTGATCAACTTGTAATATGCGAAATCACGGTCGAATATTCGTGTGAAGTCATCTGGTTTTTCGATAAGATACGGATCATCCTTTGTACCAGAGCCGCGTAATTTTCCGTCTTTTTGTTCGGAATCAGTATCGCGAAACACGATCAGGATCGTAAACAAGGCACTTAAGAAAGCTACAACCGACAAACCGACTATAACATAGAACTTTAATCTCATGTTACTGCTCCCCCTTTCATGATTCTTAATCTTGATTGTACTCCAGTTCTGTCAGCTTACTAATCTCATAATCCAAAGGAAATTCACATTTTTTGACGAGCCGATGGAAATTGAAGCGAAAATGAAATGAAATGAAATGAAATGAAATGAAATGAGAACAACTCTAATAGCCCGACTTCCGTGTTGAAAAATTCTACTACTCGTCCTAATAGTAGTATGTGGGGCGGGGGATGCTTGTAAATTGGGGGGTGAAAGGATGTTCACTGTTAGAGATATTTCGATGCTATCACCTGCTGATACTGGCTATTACTTCGAACCGGTTCGAGCAGGGTACAAAATCACGAGGGAAGAGTCATCGGCCCCGGATCTGTATAACGAAACTCAGTTTCAGCAGATAAAGCATTTAGAGGGGTTCCTGCCTGGAAAAGAAAAGTCGCTCTTAGACATGGGAGTTACGTTTTAATCTTGACAGTTTAACCAAATATAACCTCCCCGCCCCTCTTCGCCACGCTTCTTAAAGCGAGGTATCTTGTGAGTGCGGTTGCAAAATGTTAGCTTCCTCGTCTTCGACTCACGAGAAAAGAAATTCAGCGGCTCCTTTGACCTCATAGATCTTGAGAAAATTCCCGATGGTATTCTCTACGCAATAAAGGTTGGAAATCGGTATATGGAAAAAAGCCTACTGGGGGACCCAGTATGGCAAAGACCGTTGTTTGGAAACAGAAAAATCCATGTTTTCAAGCGGCAGAGAAAGGTGATAAATTTATCAGAGCTGAGCATCTGGTTTTCTGATAGAGCATGTGATCGATCAAGATTGCGGTTATACAGATTTATTGATAGGCAAATCTGGTTTTGTATTAGATTAAAATCGCCACAGCCTGTTTCTGTCTTGGCTTTGTTTTTTATAAATGATAAGTTGGATGATTTTTTCTTTTGGTGTCCACGGCTTAAATTAGATCATATGAGCTATCTGCTTACCTTGGAAAGTCTCTACCAGGTTAGTAAGAATTATGAATTTCAGAATCACTCAAAGTCCTTTCTAACGGTACGAGTCTACGTTGATGGGATAAAGGTAGCTACTAATTCGCTTGAATTCGTGGAACTCAATTATGTGACTTTGCGGGTTACTCGAAGTCAGTTTTTCTGGTATAATCGTCGTTGAAAGATCATTTCGAGCTCTTGCTGAGTTTAGAGGAGGAGACTGAGGAGAGCTGTTTTGACCTATGTTATTAGTCAAAATATTTATTCTCATTAGTTTAGTGGGTTTGCTCGCGTTTTTGAAATCGAAGTTCTACGTTATTTTTCTAATAACCTCGAAAAGTCTTTATAAATTTGAAATTTTGAGTGGCCGAATAACTGGTCGGTATAGTGATTTCAGTCCTTATTTTGAATATCAATTCAAAATGAACGATTTTTTTGAAGTAGCCTTCGCATTACTTTTTATACATACGATTTTCTACTTTCCGCTATACGTTGCTTCCAAAAGGTTGTTTGCATCGGATCGTCAGCACGATGAAAGCCTGCTACAGAAAGTTACCTTGTCATTGCTTAAAATACTCTTGTTAACGGTGGCTGTTACACTCATATCGAGAGTGTTCCAATTAGGTTTTTTCAAGAACTACTTGACTTTTAATTTTTCGAGACAGTATCTACGCGAGAACTTCCTGATATACGTGTTGAAGGCTTTCGATGACTCCCAAGTTGGCTTTTGGGAAGAACTGACGGCAAGGAAGATCATACTCGAGGGACTGATCTCAAGTATTGGATTTTCAAGAGGTTTTTGGTTAGCAAATTTTGTCTTTTCATTTTTCCATATCTTTGTCGCATTCGAAAAGTCACAAAATATAATCGAGTTATTGGTGGTAATGTTAAACTATGTTTTGCTGTCGGTAGTAATATCGACTGTATACATTCGTTCTCGGTCAGTTTTTTGCGCTGGGGTGTTTCACGCAGTAACGAATTTTGTGGAAGGCGTTTACCGTCCAATCGGACAAAAATTTCCTTGGTCAATGCGTGAAGCGGTGGTGCTAATGGGAAACCATTGGGTGTTGTTTGGAATCCTCATTTACTTGCTACACCCTGTGATTGAAATAGTGGGGGAACGTGTGACCCCTTCAGAAAAATATTCAGAAAGATGGGACATTAAACTGTTATCCTGAACCTTAACTATTTCGGAACTTGTGATGTCGTACGGAGTGCACTGGACCGGGGCCACATTTGGTTTACTAAGAATGGGAATCTTTGGACCTTAGCAAGGAATTTAGCGATATAGCAAGGATAATAAGTATCATTCCCAAAATTTGGTAAGCTCTCAGCACCTCATTTCGTACAAGGTTCCCAGCAACAACGGATACTACGGTCGTTAGATTTGCAAAGAGTGAGGAGACAGTTGGCGAAACCTTACTGAGCATAAAGTTCACAAGGAAGAACGCTACCACGGAGGAGAGTATTCCCAGATAAAGGGCAGAGACAATCACGGGAGCCTGGAGTGTCAATTTAAACTGACCGGACACTAAGCTCAAAAATAGGAAGAAAATGAAACCGGTAATCATCATGAAGAACGTTATTTCCTCCGGTTTGAATTCCGATGAAAGCTTTCTCGATGAAATGTTGTAAAGTGCAGCGGAAAAGACGGCACCGAGTATGAGAAATTTTCCCAGCAGTCCTTGGAAGCTGAATTGACTAAACCCGATTATTAAGGAAACACCGAAAAAGCTCATTAATCCGAAGAGGTACTGGTACCACCTCACACGTTCTTTCAGTAACACGGGACTCAGAAGCATAACCACTATGGGAATAATCGCAATAAGCATGCCTGCCTCCGAAGAGGTTGTAAACCTAAGACCGTTAGTTTCAAAAGTAAAGTACAGCACCGGTTGAAAGATGACCACCCGCCAAAGTTTCCAGTAAGGCTTTCTTGAGAGTTTGATGATTCTGAGCAGACTGAGGATCATTACAGCGATTGTTGCAACGAAGAAACGGTACGTGAGGAACGTGTAAGGATGAACGTAGTCAAGGGCGTTTTTGGTAAAGAGAAATGAAAGGCCGAATATGAACGATATTGATAAGCCCGATATGATAACCGAAAGGCTCAAAGTATCGCCTCCTTGTTCAATCGTTGCGTAGTCTTTTTAGTGGAATCTAAGTGCAATTTAAGAGGATTCAAAAAACCCCGCCAAAGGCGGGGTAGCATATTTTTTCAATTCTCAAGAGTTCAAGAATTCTTCAAGTCTTCTGAATCCTTCCTCCAGATTCTCAAGCGATGTGGCAAAGCTGATTCTCACAAAGCCAGGCATGTCGAACGCACTGCCCGGTACGGTGGCGACCATTTTCTCCTCCAAGAGTCTGTGGCAAAATTCTTCATCGTCACCGTCAACTTTGAAGAACAGGTAAAACGCTCCTTTTGGTTCAACAAACTCGAGTCCGAGCTGTTTGGCCCTGTTAACGACAAATTCACAACGCTTTTTGAACTCGGCGATCATGTAAGAGTTGTCCGTTTTACACGCTTCGATAGCTGCGTATTGTGCTATCGTGTTGATATTGGATGCAACGTGGCTCTGGATTTTTGAGACTCTCTTCTTAATTTCCTTATTCTTTGTGGCTGTGTAACCGACTCGCCAACCGGTCATTGCGTGCGATTTGCTGAAGGCGTTGACGTATATCAGAAGCTCTGGTTTAACAAGGCCGTAGAGTGAACGGTGCGTTCCAACGTAGACCAGTTCATCGTACACCTCATCTGTAACAACGTAAACGTTATTCTCGTTTGCAATGTGTGCGATCGTTTCGAGCGTTTCCTGAGTGTAAATGACTCCGGAAGGATTGTTCGGGGAATTGACCACAATGGCTTTCGTTCTGGGACTCAGATGCTGAAGTATTTCCTCCTTTGTCGGCACAAATCCGTTCTCGTAACGAGTGCGTAAAACGACCGGTTTACCCCTGACCAGGTGTATCTGTGCCGGGTAGCTTACCCAGTACGGTGCGAAGAGCAAAACTTCATCACCTTCGTCGAGAATGGCAGCAAACGCATTGAAAAGTGCTTGTTTTCCGCCATTTGAAACGACGATTTCATCTGGTGAAAACTCAACTCCTTTTTTCGTTTTAAGGTACTCGGAGATTGCATGCCGCAACTCCGGGATACCATCGCTGTCGGTGTACTTTGTCAGGCCCTTTTCGAGAGCTTCGAAGGCCTTTTCAACGATCGGTCGCGGAGTTTGGAAGTCTGGTTCGCCTGCAGTGAGGTTGATAACCGGTTTCCCTTCCGATTTTAGCTTTTTTGCAAGAGAGTCTATCTGCAAAGTTTTGGATGGTGTGATCAGTTCCGTGGGATGCATTCTACGATCACCTCTTGAATCTGAACACCGGGTATTTCGTCGCGCTGACGTCATCAAGGCGTCGCACCGGTGTGGTGTACGGAGCACCTTTCACCAATTGTGGATTTTCTTGTGCTTCTTTCGCAATCCTTTCCATCGCTTCCACAAAAGTGTCCAACGTTTGCTTACTTTCAGTTTCCGTAGGTTCAATCATCATTGCCTCGTGGACGATAAGTGGGAAGTAAATCGTTGGAGCATGCAAACCGTAATCAAGCAAGCGTTTGGCGATATCGAGTGTCTTGACCCCGGTTTTCTTTGCGAATTCTTCGTTATCAATGACAAACTCATGCATGCATATTCTGTCGTACGCGATTTTGAAGGTCTTTGAAAGTTTTACCCTAAGGTAGTTCGCGTTGAGAACGGCCATGTCACTGACGTGTTTTAAACCTTTACCGCCCATGGTGAGGATGTAAGTGTACGCTTTTACGAGAACTAAGAAGTTTCCGTAGAACGTACGCACCATTCCGATGCTCTTTGGCAAGTTGTAATCCAGTTCGTACTTTTCACCGGATTTTCGTACAACGGGTACTGGCAAATACGGAGCCAATCGCGCTTTCACACCAATAGGCCCGCTACCTGGTCCACCCATACCATGTGGCGTGCTAAACGTTTTGTGCAGGTTCAAGTGAACTATATCAAATCCCATGTCACCCGGCCTTGTGCGGCCCATTATCGCGTTGAGGTTCGCACCGTCGTAGTAGAGCAGGGCACCCACATCGTGTGCCATTTTGGCTATCGTCAGTATGTCTTTTTCGAAAAGACCGAGCGTATTTGGATTAGTGAGCATTATTACCGCAACGGTATCATCCAAGTGTTTCTTCAGTTCTTCAAGATCCACGCACCCATCCGGTCCGGATTTGATTTCGATTACCTCAAATCCCGCCATCGCAGCTGAGGCTGGATTCGTTCCATGTGCGCTGTCCGGAACGATTACTTTTTTGCGTTTCTCGAGTTCGCCGATGTCTTCAAAATACGCGCGTGCGATGAGAAGTCCTGTGAGTTCACCGTGGGCACCGGCGGCCGGTTGCAACGTCATGTCGTCAGTACCGGTGATTTCACAAAGGAGTTCTTTGAGATGTCCCATCAGTTGTACTGCACCCTCGATTGTTTCGCGTGGTTGGAACGGGTGAAGTTGGGTAAATAGCATTGCCATGTCTTCGTTTATTTTAGGATTGTACTTCATTGTACATGAGCCAAGCGGATAAAACCCGCGGTCGACGGAATAGTTTTTCAAAGCGAGGTTTGTGTAATGCCTAACGACGTCCACTTCCGAAACTTCCGGAAGCATCGGTGGATCTTTTCTAAGGAGGTGTTCAGGGACATTGCAACCGGAGTCTGGCACGTCGTACGCTGGCAGTTCGTAACCTTTTCTTCCAGGTTTTGAGCGCTCGAAGATGGTCATTTCTTCATCACCTCAACAAGCTTGTCCATTGATTCTTTCGTGTTCACTTCCGTGGCACATACGAGAGCAGATGGACCGAGTTCTTTGTAAACCCTGTCGATCGGGATGGGACCGAGGATACCGTTTTTAGCCATCTCGTGCCACCTATTCCGGTAATCATCGGGGACTCTTACAACAAACTCGTTGAAGAACTCACCGCTGAAAATTTTTGCAAATCCGGCTTCCTCAAGCTTTTTGGCCAGGTAATGTGCGTTATTATACGAACGGTATGCTACCTCCCTCAATCCCTGCGGGCCCATGACCGAGAGATAGATTGCGTTGATGAGAGCAATGTAAGCCTGGTTGGAGCAAATATTTGACGTGGCCTTTTCGCGTCGTATGTGTTGTTCCCTTGTTTGGAGAATCATGACGTAACCGATCTTTCCCTCTAAATCCTTGGTCTGACCGATTAGCCTACCTGGCATTTTCCTAACGTGCTTTTCAAGTGTTGTGAAGAATCCTATTCCAGGACCTCCCAGGTTGGGTGTGACACCCAAGGACTGACCTTCACCAATGACGATGTCGGCACCGAACTTTCCGGGTGCTTCTAAGAGAGCGAGTGATACCGGTTCGGCCACCACGATGAAGACAACGTTCTGAGGTATGAGTGAACGGATTGCCTTTAAGTCTTCGATGAAA
This region of Fervidobacterium thailandense genomic DNA includes:
- a CDS encoding CPBP family intramembrane glutamic endopeptidase, with the protein product MLLVKIFILISLVGLLAFLKSKFYVIFLITSKSLYKFEILSGRITGRYSDFSPYFEYQFKMNDFFEVAFALLFIHTIFYFPLYVASKRLFASDRQHDESLLQKVTLSLLKILLLTVAVTLISRVFQLGFFKNYLTFNFSRQYLRENFLIYVLKAFDDSQVGFWEELTARKIILEGLISSIGFSRGFWLANFVFSFFHIFVAFEKSQNIIELLVVMLNYVLLSVVISTVYIRSRSVFCAGVFHAVTNFVEGVYRPIGQKFPWSMREAVVLMGNHWVLFGILIYLLHPVIEIVGERVTPSEKYSERWDIKLLS
- a CDS encoding DMT family transporter encodes the protein MSLSVIISGLSISFIFGLSFLFTKNALDYVHPYTFLTYRFFVATIAVMILSLLRIIKLSRKPYWKLWRVVIFQPVLYFTFETNGLRFTTSSEAGMLIAIIPIVVMLLSPVLLKERVRWYQYLFGLMSFFGVSLIIGFSQFSFQGLLGKFLILGAVFSAALYNISSRKLSSEFKPEEITFFMMITGFIFFLFLSLVSGQFKLTLQAPVIVSALYLGILSSVVAFFLVNFMLSKVSPTVSSLFANLTTVVSVVAGNLVRNEVLRAYQILGMILIILAISLNSLLRSKDSHS
- the aspC gene encoding aspartate aminotransferase — its product is MHPTELITPSKTLQIDSLAKKLKSEGKPVINLTAGEPDFQTPRPIVEKAFEALEKGLTKYTDSDGIPELRHAISEYLKTKKGVEFSPDEIVVSNGGKQALFNAFAAILDEGDEVLLFAPYWVSYPAQIHLVRGKPVVLRTRYENGFVPTKEEILQHLSPRTKAIVVNSPNNPSGVIYTQETLETIAHIANENNVYVVTDEVYDELVYVGTHRSLYGLVKPELLIYVNAFSKSHAMTGWRVGYTATKNKEIKKRVSKIQSHVASNINTIAQYAAIEACKTDNSYMIAEFKKRCEFVVNRAKQLGLEFVEPKGAFYLFFKVDGDDEEFCHRLLEEKMVATVPGSAFDMPGFVRISFATSLENLEEGFRRLEEFLNS
- the gcvPB gene encoding aminomethyl-transferring glycine dehydrogenase subunit GcvPB, which encodes MTIFERSKPGRKGYELPAYDVPDSGCNVPEHLLRKDPPMLPEVSEVDVVRHYTNLALKNYSVDRGFYPLGSCTMKYNPKINEDMAMLFTQLHPFQPRETIEGAVQLMGHLKELLCEITGTDDMTLQPAAGAHGELTGLLIARAYFEDIGELEKRKKVIVPDSAHGTNPASAAMAGFEVIEIKSGPDGCVDLEELKKHLDDTVAVIMLTNPNTLGLFEKDILTIAKMAHDVGALLYYDGANLNAIMGRTRPGDMGFDIVHLNLHKTFSTPHGMGGPGSGPIGVKARLAPYLPVPVVRKSGEKYELDYNLPKSIGMVRTFYGNFLVLVKAYTYILTMGGKGLKHVSDMAVLNANYLRVKLSKTFKIAYDRICMHEFVIDNEEFAKKTGVKTLDIAKRLLDYGLHAPTIYFPLIVHEAMMIEPTETESKQTLDTFVEAMERIAKEAQENPQLVKGAPYTTPVRRLDDVSATKYPVFRFKR
- the gcvPA gene encoding aminomethyl-transferring glycine dehydrogenase subunit GcvPA; the encoded protein is MHRYIPHTEEEIKEMLQEIGVGSIDDLFIDVPKTIDGYNIPDGKDEFTVRKLVEELARKNKTFEPEFVFLGAGIYYHYIPTVVKHLAANPNFVTAYTPYQAEVSQGTLQMLFEYQTMMCELTGMEVANSSMYDGASSFAESLLMATRITGKYKMLVARTINPEYRTVARTYTKPIGIKIEELGYTELGTVNLDELKAKLDDETAAVAVAYPNFFGFIEDLKAIRSLIPQNVVFIVVAEPVSLALLEAPGKFGADIVIGEGQSLGVTPNLGGPGIGFFTTLEKHVRKMPGRLIGQTKDLEGKIGYVMILQTREQHIRREKATSNICSNQAYIALINAIYLSVMGPQGLREVAYRSYNNAHYLAKKLEEAGFAKIFSGEFFNEFVVRVPDDYRNRWHEMAKNGILGPIPIDRVYKELGPSALVCATEVNTKESMDKLVEVMKK